One Coffea arabica cultivar ET-39 chromosome 5e, Coffea Arabica ET-39 HiFi, whole genome shotgun sequence DNA segment encodes these proteins:
- the LOC113688289 gene encoding wax ester synthase/diacylglycerol acyltransferase 4-like yields MGELNQDEEFQVPVSPTGQYFNSSIMSAAVIGVLESEIPIQEDDSLTLKLLQELFLPINPRFSSIMVQDEKGVKLWKKVEVIPKNHIHVPVFPEGRSLEFYDECFNDYLSNMALQPLPQSQPLWEIHIIKYPTKNAAGNLVFKLHHALGDGYSIMGALLSCLQRADDPSLPITFPEFQMNPKGKNNDEGSIFKKVPRVLSGIGNTISDFAWSMLKSTFLQDDQTPIRSGEDGVEFRPMTITTMTFSIDQIKQMKANLDVSVNDVICGVIFLGTRLYMQAIDPEKTNGKSSALVLLSTRAIRGYKTVKEMVEPHSKTPWGNHFAFMHVSVPNLTKAGSQNPLNFVLEAQKIIRSKRNSAGVYLTGKLLETLRKCRGPEATAKFIHKTLTNSSMTVSNVFGPVDRLALANHPAKGVYFMMAGSPQNLTITMVSYMKKLRVAIGVEKGMIDAEKFKSSIDEAFNMISLAAVNNGSAPPTNN; encoded by the exons ATGGGTGAGCTCAATCAAGATGAAGAATTTCAAGTCCCTGTAAGCCCCACTGGCCAGTACTTTAACAGCTCCATAATGTCCGCTGCTGTTATAGGGGTGTTAGAGTCTGAAATTCCCATACAAGAGGATGACTCCCTAACCTTGAAACTGCTTCAGGAACTTTTCCTACCCATCAATCCCCGGTTTTCTTCCATCATG GTTCAAGACGAAAAAGGAGTGAAATTGTGGAAGAAAGTGGAAGTGATTCCCAAAAACCACATTCATGTGCCAGTTTTCCCTGAGGGGAGGTCTTTAGAGTTCTATGATGAATGCTTCAATGACTATTTGTCAAACATGGCTTTGCAGCCACTCCCACAAAGCCAACCATTATGGGAAATTCACATAATTAAATACCCTACCAAGAACGCAGCTGGAAATCTTGTGTTTAAGCTTCATCATGCACTGGGTGATGGCTACTCAATTATGGGAGCTCTTCTTTCATGTTTACAAAGAGCTGATGACCCTTCTCTTCCTATAACGTTTCCTGAATTTCAAATGAATCCTAAGGGAAAGAATAATGATGAAGGTAGCATATTCAAGAAGGTCCCTCGAGTTCTATCTGGAATAGGTAACACTATATCTGACTTTGCATGGAGCATGTTGAAGAGCACTTTTCTTCAAGATGATCAGACACCCATAAGGTCTGGAGAAGATGGAGTGGAATTTCGACCCATGACTATTACAACAATGACATTTTCCATTGACCAAATCAAGCAAATGAAGGCCAATCTTGACGTG TCAGTAAATGATGTTATATGTGGAGTAATATTTCTGGGGACTCGACTGTACATGCAAGCAATTGACCCAGAAAAGACCAATGGAAAATCTTCAGCATTGGTGCTGCTAAGCACCAGAGCCATTCGTGGGTACAAGACAGTGAAGGAGATGGTGGAACCCCATTCTAAGACTCCATGGGGCAACCATTTTGCCTTTATGCACGTATCCGTCCCAAACCTAACAAAAGCCGGGTCCCAAAACCCACTAAATTTTGTCCTGGAAGCCCAGAAAATCATCAGGTCAAAAAGAAATTCTGCAGGAGTTTATCTCACCGGCAAATTGCTAGAAACATTGCGCAAATGTAGAGGACCCGAG GCCACGGCTAAGTTTATCCACAAAACACTAACGAACTCGAGCATGACAGTTTCTAATGTTTTTGGTCCTGTAGACCGATTGGCTTTGGCCAATCATCCAGCTAAAGGAGTGTATTTCATGATGGCTGGATCTCCTCAG AATCTTACAATAACAATGGTTAGCTATATGAAAAAGCTGAGGGTTGCAATAGGAGTAGAAAAGGGAATGATAGATGCTGAAAAGTTCAAGTCATCAATTGATGAGGCCTTCAATATGATATCTCTTGCCGCTGTCAATAATGGTTCTGCTCCGCCAACCAACAATTAG